CACTATAATCCATCAAGAAGGCTGTTCCACTTGCATCTGACTTTAAAGTCAGGTTTGAAGCAGCTGTAAAGACCGCATCCTGCTGTATAATCACACTGTTACGCACTGACGCATCTGCCGGTAAACCTGCAAACTGAACAAATGTAACTCCGACAGGATTATTCATTACTATATCATAAAAATCGGTAGTTCCTAAAACTTCCTGACTGGCTACGCCGTCAAAATGAAAAGTTCCGCCAATTTCCGCTAGTCCGTCATTAATTAAATCACCGGTTAGATAGATATCACCTTGATTAACGGTAGAACCACTGTTTACCTGTTCAAAGTCTCCGTTCACACGCATACTTGTATTTGGTAAAATTGTGATGGTCCCGCCATCATTGTAAAGATGTGCCGTCTGGGAGTGAGCCTCCCCAAACATAAATATTGCCATAAAACAGGCTAATATTAATTTTAAATTCTTCATATAAATTAGTTTAGATTAAATAATTTGACTCGAAACAACAATTAAATCAAATATGCTCAAATATGCAATTTTTTTTTGGATTTTTCTGTACAATAACAATGCTATTCTTACATGAAAAAAACTTTTCTTTAGATAAAAAGCATTATTTTCGTATTGGTTTTCAAGCAATTAAAGCTTACTTTCTTGCAAAATAATATTAACTTTAAGGTTACAATTCGGTAACATAATTACTTAAAAAAGCTTAAAACAGGCCCTGTAAAAAAAATGCAAAACCCGTTTTAAGCAAACAAACAGAAATTTTTCAATAATTATAAGTCTTGTTTTAAACCGTAAACACAATCTAACAATTTAAAACACCAAAGTCAACTATTATAATGACAATAAAATTGAAAAATCTTACGAAAAATCTTATAATATTTTTTTACTAACTCTATATCACTGTAGCTCAGTCAAAACAAAAAAGGGATGCATAAACAAATATGCATCCCTTTTCTAAAAAATTAAATTCTATCTTATGCAGACTTTTGAGATGTAATTATCTCAGGTTTAATATCACGTTTAGGTGATTTCTTCAGTTTAATTACATTAATCTTGTTTAAGACTTTAATGATTTGATAAGTGATGTCAATTTCATGCCACCGAACTCCTCCAAAATTTGCTCTTCCACCAAATTTATGATGATTATTATGATAATTTTCACCTAACAATAAGAAATCAAAGGGTAATGAATTCGTACTCGTATCTTTAACTTTAAAATTACGATATCCAATTTTATGACTAAACCAGTTTACCATGGCTCCCTGAACAGGTCCCATTACTAAATGCACCGGAAGTAATAACCAAAGCCACCAAGATGTTGCAAAAAATGCATAAATACCAATAATTGCAAAAGCCCAACCTAATCGGTTTGGCCAGGAATCGGCAAATTTTTCAAAAGCACTCCATTGAACAGCTCCGGAAGAGAATTTTGGGTCAACTTCAATTCTTCCATAATTAATATCATTATAGATAGTTCTGGTTTGCCACATCATGTCAAATAAATTCTTACTGTACTTGGGTGAATGGGGATCTTGATCCGTATCTGCAAAAGCATGATGCATTCTGTGCATTATACCATAAGCATAAGCACTTAAATAATTACTACCCATAAATAGCCAGGTAAGTACATAGAAAAATTTCTCCCACCCTCTGCTCATCTCAAATTGCTTATGAGAAGCATATCTATGGAGGAAAAAACTGTGTATAAAAATACACATATACCAATTGATGATAAAAAATAAAATAATGATCATTTTTATAAAGCTTTTACCCCTAAGACAGTAAATTCTTAAAAGTGTGACAGTTTAACTTGTTTTTTTTAATAATTTTTTAGGACTGAGGATTTTTCTTGTCCATCCAATTTGAAAAATCGCTTTTTAATACATTAATATAGTCACAGACATCACCATATTTATACGCCTTAAAAAAAGAAGGAAAAAAGCTTTTAAAGGTATTTTTATCGTATTCGAATCTCTGTGCATCATCCTGCATCCTGACTTTTGCTCTTTGGAAAATTTTACGTGCATTTTCACTGGTAGTTCCTATCAACTCCGTGATATCATTATAACTGAAGTTAAACGATGATTTTAACACAAAAACAGCTTGCTCCTTAGAATTTAACTTCTTTAACATATTTGCATAAACTTCTGTTAATTCCTTTTCCATTTCACTATAGCTGTTTTCAATATTTAGCTGATAATTACTTATCTGGAAATTTATTTCTGCCAAAGCTTCAACTTTTTTTCTTTTAATATCTTCTAAAAAATTGATGCAAGCATTTTTTACCGCTTTAATAAGATATGCTTTGCTATTTTGAACATTTTCTTTATCAACTTTCATCCACTTTAAAAAAGTTTCCTGTACTATATCCTCAGCATCTTCCTTTGATTTAAGAAACTGATAGGCTATTGAATACAATAAACTATAATAATTATTATAGGCTTTTTCGGCAGTCATGGGACAAGTTAAGTTGCAAAGATAACATTAAAAGTCAAAAAAATGTTCTAAAATTCCATAAAGAACTTACATTTAAATACAGTTGTAAAACTACTTTTTTAACATATTATTCTGCAAAAATGATTCCAGATGTGATACTGAGTTAAATCTCCAATAGATATTGTCTTCTGAATCTACTAAATAAATGGTTGGGGTAGCGAAAACATAGTACAATTCAGCAGATTCACTTTCCCAGCCTTTAAAATCTGAATAATGCAACCAGTCTGAAAAGTGAGATGATACCTGATTATAACTTTCCTTGTCATATTCAAGTGGGAAACTAACTACTTTTACACCATTTTCACTTAATAAAGAATTCATATTGTAAAGTGAAGGAATTTCTTCCATACAGTGGTTACACCAGCTTGCCCAAAAGACAATCAATCTGTAATCTCCGGGTATCTCATGTAAACTTTCATATCCTCTTACCGGGCTTGAAAAATTAACATCCGGAGCCGGGTTTCCCTTTTTCATTGCTCTGTATTGTTGCATTTTACGCTCTAAGCCTGATTCTAATTCACAAGCTCCATCCAACATTTGATTACTTAAATATTCTGCCGCCCTGAATAAGCTTCTCTTTTCAAAAAGATTGAACAAATGATTCGCATACAAATTTAATAAATCATCCTCCCCTTCTACTGTCGCCAAAAGATGATCTGTTGCTGCATTTATTAAAACATAAACTGAATCCAAATCGGGAGTTCCACTACCTGCCGACTCGCAAAGAACTACATAATTCTCCATCAATCTTTCCAGTATTCCGGAATGCAATAATCTTTTGTCTGAAAAATCTATTTCATGAAAGTATAACAAATCCTGTTCTACCCGGTGCCAGTATCTGTTGATAGTAACCGGTATATTTTCAACATAAGTTCTGATAGGTATATAGTAAGATACATACAGACTTTTATCAAGGTTCTCTAAATTTTTAGCTTGTCGTTCTTTTAAGTTCTTAATTTCGTTATTAATAAATCTTAAAGACCTTTTTGAAGAAGACTCTTCATAGTATGGCAATACATACTTCAAACCACTTAATTTTGCATCTGTTATACTTCTCTCCTGAATATAATTTTCAAATTCAATATTTTCACGACTATCAAAAGTAACCTCAAAATTGTTAAAAATATCGTTAAAGGTGATTTTAATATTCTCTTCAGCCAATATCAGTAAAAGTTGATTTTGCCCGTCTACATCAATAAAACCGGCGCCTTTATAATCCTTATCAAAAGTTAATTTCAAAGTACCGTTTTCATCAGTTTTTCCTTCATCAAATTTGAAGGTACTAAAGCCCTGAAACCCATAAAGTGTGATATTTACATCGGGAACTCCATCTAAATCAATTTTTAGATTATTGACAGCAAATGATGTGTAGTGTATCAATAATGAGATAAAAACAATAATTACTCGCTTCATATACATTTATTTTAAAAAAAAATCCTGCCACTTCAAAAATAAGAAAAGTAGCAGGATTTTCGATTATGAAAATAAATTCTGTTTGTAAGTTAATTTTTTATACATCTCACACTTTTACCTCTGCCTCTGTGATCGGAATCTATATCTGCAGTATTTGCGGTGCCTCTTATGCGAAGTCTTACAGCTTGAGTCCCGCTAACCGTACTGGTCCAATAAAAGCCCTGTGAACCGGCCTGTCCTAAATTTCCGGAAGTTTGAAACCGAAAGCCTGCTGCCGTAAACTTTCTATTACTATTATAAGCACCGGTGAGAGTTTGTTCAGACCAGCTGTTTCTCTCAGCTATTGCTTCAGCTTCTGTAGGTAAACGAAATCCGGCAGGGCATGGGTTGTTTATTCCTGCGAGCCCTTGCCATAAATTATCATTTGCCGGGTTCAACCAATCACTTGATCCGGTACCCATTGCAATAAAATCTGAGTGTGTAGGCTGAGGCACAGAACTTTGAGTACTTGTAATGCTGCTATTCCTGGCTGCATGCCCGTCATCCGGTCTGCCCCACTGAAATAAACAACCATAAGCCTGAGCATCAGTAACACTGATAGCTTGTCTGGAAGCTCCTAAATTTCTATCCATCCATATACGCCCGGTAGTGCTGTTAATTACTTCAACGAGATCTGTTGAAGAAGCGCAAGGCCCCAGGCTCACCGGAGGAACAATTGATAAACAAGTATAACCACTGTTTCCACAAACATTTTCTGCTCTTACACAAATATTTCCGGCCGGTGTTCCTGTAAAGTCAACTGTAATAGATATACTACCCTGACCACCTGTTATAACTGCTCCGGAAGGAACAGTCCAATTATAATCTGTAGCTGATGTAACTGCTGATGTGCTATACACTACTCCGGTTGCGTTGTCAGAAGGAGCAGAATTTCCACTTACAGCCGGAGGGTTATCAGGGACGGTAATTTGAGATGCATTTACTACAAATGTTTTAAATTCAGCACATCCTCCATCTTCCGTAACTGTTACTGTATAAGTACCGGGAGAAAGTGAACTAATTGATTGAGTATTTCCGGCATTTCCCGACCATGAATATAAATATGGAGAAGCTCCACCGGATACGGAAAGATTTATGCTTCCATTATTATCACCAATACATACTTCATGAGTAACGGTTCCATCGATAATAATATTAGTAGATGAACAATCCGGACCTGAACCCGGACCTGCTGAAGCCTCACTACATAAACTTATCCAGTCAATGTTGTTATAAACTTCAACACATTCATTTTCCGTATTATAAATTAACAACCCCTCAGCCGGTGAAGCAATTGCATCACGCTGAGAAGTGTTCATTCTGGGTAAAAGTAAACCCTTGTTTGAAGACTCCATTTCAAAAATTGAAGCAGGATTCACATTTGTGTGATTATCACCAATTTTAACTTGTGAAAAACCAACTCCTGAAAAAAGCAGGCTGATAACTAAAATATTTATATATTTTCTTAACATAACTTTTGTTTAAAACTTAAGATTAATCTTCTTTTATACACCTGATAGAGTTTCCTCTGGATGGATTCATAGCGTCTCTCCAAAATTGATTACTGTTGGCATTTAGTCTCCATAAAATGGCACTTACATTACCTACAGAGGTCCAGTAGTATGAACGATCCCCAAAATGCTCAGAACCATAAGGTGAAATAGTGCTACGCTGCCCACCGGGTTTACCATTAAATCCATAATCATCTGTGCCATTCATACCGGCAATCCATCCGGTTGTAGATTTTAGCTTTTGACCGGCATCATCACCTACATTACCCCATCCATTCCACTCAGCATCTCCATAATTATAGGTCTGGTCAACTTCACCGGCAAGCATTTTCCAGTCTTCATCATCAGGCACTTTCCAGCCAAGAGGACACAATGTTCCCTCTCTTACAGCATAATGATTGTATAAAAAACCATAACTGTCATCATAAGTTGAATTTGCTCCGTCATAATAAATTGAATATGCGGGAGTACTTACAAACCAATTGCCGTCAAACTCAACAAAAGGAATAGAGGTTCCATTATTAAATATACTAGTTCTTAAGTCTTCTGCAAACCAACATTGATTTCCTATAGGAACAATTGAATAAGTATGTCCGTCTAAAGAAGGAGGCACTACTCCGGTACAAGCATTTGCAGGCAAAGTGGATACATTACATAAATTTATCCAAACAGAACCATCAAATACCTCCAGACAAACAGAATCTGTATTGAAAATCAGCAAACCTGCAGGTATAGGAGTGCTTATGTCATTATCTCTCTGAATAGTTGATAGCCTGGGCATCAAAACGCCTTTATCAGAAGTTTCCAGTTCAAAAACTGCAGAAGGATGAATATTTTGAATATTATCGCCAATTTTAACTTGTCCAAAAGTAAAATTAACAGTTATCAAAAAAAATGTAAGAAATAGAATCCTATTCATAGTTCAATAAATTATATAAAATCAAATTAAAAAAGGCTAATCTTTAATGCAACGTACACTTACAGCATAACCTCTGACGATAGTAGACATGTTAAACGAAGTAAAATAGGTCAAGTACCGGGCTTGGTCACCGACAGTCGTACTCGTCCAATATCTGGCCGTTTCTACAATAATATTTGCATTATCTACTCTTCTGGCTCCGGCTCT
This window of the Chitinophagaceae bacterium genome carries:
- a CDS encoding acyl-CoA desaturase, which gives rise to MIIILFFIINWYMCIFIHSFFLHRYASHKQFEMSRGWEKFFYVLTWLFMGSNYLSAYAYGIMHRMHHAFADTDQDPHSPKYSKNLFDMMWQTRTIYNDINYGRIEVDPKFSSGAVQWSAFEKFADSWPNRLGWAFAIIGIYAFFATSWWLWLLLPVHLVMGPVQGAMVNWFSHKIGYRNFKVKDTSTNSLPFDFLLLGENYHNNHHKFGGRANFGGVRWHEIDITYQIIKVLNKINVIKLKKSPKRDIKPEIITSQKSA
- a CDS encoding sigma-70 family RNA polymerase sigma factor, which gives rise to MTAEKAYNNYYSLLYSIAYQFLKSKEDAEDIVQETFLKWMKVDKENVQNSKAYLIKAVKNACINFLEDIKRKKVEALAEINFQISNYQLNIENSYSEMEKELTEVYANMLKKLNSKEQAVFVLKSSFNFSYNDITELIGTTSENARKIFQRAKVRMQDDAQRFEYDKNTFKSFFPSFFKAYKYGDVCDYINVLKSDFSNWMDKKNPQS
- a CDS encoding TlpA family protein disulfide reductase; the protein is MYMKRVIIVFISLLIHYTSFAVNNLKIDLDGVPDVNITLYGFQGFSTFKFDEGKTDENGTLKLTFDKDYKGAGFIDVDGQNQLLLILAEENIKITFNDIFNNFEVTFDSRENIEFENYIQERSITDAKLSGLKYVLPYYEESSSKRSLRFINNEIKNLKERQAKNLENLDKSLYVSYYIPIRTYVENIPVTINRYWHRVEQDLLYFHEIDFSDKRLLHSGILERLMENYVVLCESAGSGTPDLDSVYVLINAATDHLLATVEGEDDLLNLYANHLFNLFEKRSLFRAAEYLSNQMLDGACELESGLERKMQQYRAMKKGNPAPDVNFSSPVRGYESLHEIPGDYRLIVFWASWCNHCMEEIPSLYNMNSLLSENGVKVVSFPLEYDKESYNQVSSHFSDWLHYSDFKGWESESAELYYVFATPTIYLVDSEDNIYWRFNSVSHLESFLQNNMLKK